The following coding sequences lie in one Bifidobacterium sp. ESL0690 genomic window:
- a CDS encoding DUF58 domain-containing protein — protein sequence MHFTKNRHQPQATPPGFSASTQNGAMAVNAGRQSQQGRRRLKGRRPSLLQNNTRLGHLWLKVRHNAAGLRKRLPGWLTAYVSPLGWSVTGMAVVCLAAFPSLGWHELLVCGIIGLVMLLCGIAMSLGNTKFHAELSVSDNRITVGDSVKVDINISNPGKSPTVSVLGDLPMGEMHQRFRIPALAPGKAKGEQVEFRATSRAILPVGPLKISKGDPFGIVRHEQSLSQSVQVYIHPKTVFLNTLDSGIFRDLEGSPSGQVVDDDLDFYGLREYRPGDDMRNVHWLSSAKTGTMMVRQYEATKRTDTSITLGVNPTDYSSEDEFELAVSVASSIGTECLLEDRPLAVQAAADSLIARGAMPFLDWMSGVKPDIDENPNLAVATLATSPGASFYFFVVGSGAKLQRLRRIAAALSRESICVMLQIDPIAGNAIHQYDDFTLATLSALDDLPLIMEALK from the coding sequence ATGCACTTTACCAAAAACCGACACCAGCCGCAGGCGACGCCACCCGGTTTCTCCGCATCCACCCAGAACGGGGCTATGGCGGTAAACGCGGGAAGGCAAAGTCAACAAGGCCGTCGCCGCCTCAAAGGGCGTAGACCCAGCCTGTTGCAAAACAACACTCGTCTTGGCCATCTTTGGCTCAAGGTTCGGCACAATGCGGCCGGTTTGCGCAAAAGGCTGCCTGGATGGCTCACCGCCTACGTCTCGCCGCTCGGTTGGTCGGTAACCGGTATGGCCGTGGTCTGCCTAGCAGCGTTCCCGTCGCTTGGATGGCACGAACTGCTGGTCTGCGGCATCATCGGACTGGTGATGCTGCTTTGCGGCATCGCGATGTCGCTCGGAAACACAAAATTCCATGCAGAACTATCCGTTTCAGATAACCGCATCACCGTCGGCGATAGCGTCAAGGTCGATATCAATATCTCCAACCCCGGCAAAAGCCCAACCGTCAGTGTGCTCGGCGACCTGCCGATGGGCGAGATGCACCAACGTTTCCGCATCCCCGCACTGGCTCCCGGCAAAGCCAAAGGTGAGCAGGTCGAGTTCCGCGCCACTTCGCGCGCCATCCTGCCCGTCGGCCCCTTGAAAATCAGCAAAGGTGACCCCTTCGGCATCGTGCGGCACGAGCAGTCGCTTTCGCAGTCCGTTCAGGTCTATATCCATCCGAAAACCGTGTTCCTCAATACCCTTGATTCCGGTATTTTCCGCGACCTCGAAGGCAGCCCTTCCGGCCAGGTGGTCGACGACGATCTCGACTTCTACGGTCTGCGCGAATACCGCCCCGGCGATGACATGCGCAACGTCCACTGGCTTTCGTCGGCGAAAACCGGCACGATGATGGTGCGGCAATACGAAGCGACCAAACGCACCGATACTTCCATCACCCTTGGCGTCAACCCTACGGATTACTCGTCCGAAGACGAATTCGAGCTCGCCGTGAGCGTCGCCTCCTCCATCGGCACCGAATGTCTGCTCGAAGACCGCCCGCTGGCCGTGCAGGCCGCCGCCGATTCCCTGATTGCGCGCGGGGCGATGCCCTTCCTCGACTGGATGAGCGGGGTCAAGCCGGACATAGACGAAAACCCGAACCTCGCCGTCGCGACTCTCGCTACGAGCCCCGGCGCTTCGTTCTATTTCTTCGTGGTCGGTTCGGGAGCCAAACTCCAACGTCTCCGCCGCATTGCCGCAGCGCTGAGCCGGGAATCCATCTGCGTGATGCTGCAGATCGACCCTATCGCCGGCAACGCCATCCACCAATACGATGACTTCACTCTGGCCACGCTTTCGGCGCTCGACGACCTGCCTTTGATCATGGAGGCGCTGAAATGA
- a CDS encoding AAA family ATPase, with product MSNNPEKPNDETQISDATHLSEAAHLPQFSAGDDTTNGGGSAFPSLPKRSGEPRHTATDPSDDSTVLGSISHGISEDEDISEETVLSTSMPGSNNDAPVIPTENFADAGLDAQTGGSYVASPATPAGIPDGAYTGTSTSASAATFASSATPATANLAPVTGNTTNPTPSGYQAPSSMSYTSSTGSFQSQVSPNASVSPDSLSAPYAAATPASTIITPPKDSILEFKRSFDALVDNIGKVVVGKPEPIKLCVTALMVGGHVLLEDNPGTGKTQLARGLANSIATSFKRIQFTPDLLPSDVVGVTFYDQKSGEFEFREGPIFASIVLADEINRASPKTQSALLEVMEEQKTTVDGKTYPMPQPFIVIATQNPLEQLGTYKLPEAQMDRFLIKTSVGAPGHDVSIGILKDIDITDRADTVSAVLSGDDIIRLRKTAKDVRVDDRILEYIERLIEATRLSEKLRVGSSMRGALALTRCARIWAAADARDYVLPDDVQDLAVPVLAHRIILNAETAFKGETAEQVVSEIVESVPAPAMGA from the coding sequence ATGAGCAACAATCCAGAGAAACCCAACGATGAGACGCAAATCTCGGACGCCACGCATCTTTCTGAAGCCGCCCATCTTCCGCAATTCAGCGCCGGCGACGATACGACCAATGGCGGCGGCAGCGCGTTCCCCTCGCTGCCGAAGCGTTCGGGGGAACCCAGGCACACGGCCACTGACCCGAGCGACGACAGCACCGTACTTGGTTCCATCAGCCACGGCATCAGCGAGGATGAGGACATCTCCGAAGAGACTGTATTGAGCACCTCGATGCCCGGCAGCAACAACGATGCCCCGGTCATTCCTACTGAAAATTTTGCGGACGCGGGGCTAGACGCGCAAACCGGCGGAAGCTATGTTGCTTCTCCGGCCACGCCTGCCGGAATTCCCGACGGTGCTTACACGGGGACTTCTACTAGCGCTTCTGCAGCTACTTTCGCGTCTTCCGCCACTCCTGCAACCGCAAACCTGGCGCCCGTCACCGGCAATACCACGAACCCGACGCCAAGTGGCTACCAAGCACCATCCTCAATGTCATACACTTCGTCAACCGGCAGCTTCCAGTCGCAGGTCTCCCCCAACGCTTCCGTCAGCCCGGATTCGCTTTCGGCCCCGTACGCCGCGGCCACGCCGGCTTCGACGATCATCACCCCGCCCAAGGATTCCATTCTTGAATTCAAGCGTTCCTTCGACGCACTGGTCGACAACATCGGCAAGGTCGTGGTCGGCAAGCCCGAACCAATCAAACTGTGCGTCACCGCGCTGATGGTCGGCGGCCACGTGTTGCTGGAAGACAACCCCGGCACCGGCAAAACGCAGCTGGCGCGAGGCCTGGCCAATTCCATCGCCACCTCGTTCAAGCGTATCCAGTTCACCCCCGACCTGCTCCCGAGCGACGTAGTCGGCGTGACCTTCTACGACCAGAAATCCGGCGAATTCGAATTCCGTGAGGGCCCGATCTTCGCCTCCATCGTGCTGGCCGATGAGATCAACCGTGCTTCGCCGAAGACCCAGTCCGCACTGCTGGAGGTCATGGAAGAGCAGAAGACGACTGTCGACGGCAAGACCTACCCGATGCCGCAGCCGTTCATCGTCATCGCCACCCAGAATCCGCTGGAACAGCTTGGCACCTATAAGCTGCCTGAGGCCCAGATGGACCGCTTCCTCATCAAGACCTCCGTGGGCGCGCCCGGCCACGACGTGTCGATCGGCATCTTGAAGGACATCGACATCACCGACCGCGCCGACACCGTTTCCGCGGTTTTGAGTGGCGACGACATCATCAGGCTGCGCAAGACGGCCAAGGACGTGCGCGTCGATGACCGCATCCTTGAATACATCGAACGCCTCATCGAGGCCACCAGGCTGAGCGAAAAACTTCGCGTGGGCTCCTCCATGCGTGGCGCACTGGCACTGACCCGTTGCGCCCGCATCTGGGCCGCCGCCGACGCACGCGACTACGTGCTCCCCGACGACGTGCAGGACCTCGCCGTGCCGGTGCTCGCCCACCGCATCATTCTGAACGCCGAAACCGCGTTCAAGGGCGAAACCGCCGAACAGGTCGTCTCCGAAATCGTCGAATCCGTCCCAGCCCCTGCCATGGGAGCCTGA